A genome region from Sporosarcina sp. ANT_H38 includes the following:
- a CDS encoding efflux RND transporter periplasmic adaptor subunit, with protein MNKVKNIAVTIAISAFLAVNFYLLFSDKSVITKSVYVERYERMTNGDHREELAKEGFVAPLETYNVYVGNDDTVDKWLVKEGDLVKVGDEIAILQTDRAEGQRAVWESELKALQQQTASVRSMIANLESERKTAQSDSSSNVKRNDNVSENAADTTVEVGLNVDVQVDVKQDGTFAQAIAAAEQDLAEIEREQTVVEAQLSQTPGRPALISPVDGVVSKVTRTGSTLAVDIFSSQKVFVTYAKNDEWKKIKNGDRVLIQGNGIGNAVEGTVLSVSQSPAVENEWLQAYKVLDDAEAKNPLSYYEVRILADAANQSVPFGANVNAIVILNEALDAISVKEKWLHDLYNETAFAWMIDNTGRATKVEIATPFTWSNRAIVTHGLKLGDVVVSEPSLYTYEYAPKAFMSLPLELPSKEQWRAFGWRNYVKYILIR; from the coding sequence ATGAATAAAGTTAAGAACATCGCTGTCACTATCGCAATCAGTGCATTTTTAGCAGTGAATTTTTATCTGCTATTTTCTGATAAAAGTGTCATCACAAAATCAGTATATGTCGAGCGCTATGAACGTATGACAAACGGTGATCACCGTGAGGAACTTGCAAAAGAAGGTTTTGTTGCACCTTTAGAAACCTATAACGTATATGTTGGCAATGACGATACGGTTGATAAGTGGTTGGTTAAAGAAGGCGACCTTGTGAAAGTCGGAGATGAGATTGCTATTTTACAGACGGATCGTGCAGAAGGGCAGCGTGCTGTATGGGAATCTGAACTGAAAGCACTTCAACAACAGACAGCATCTGTTCGAAGCATGATTGCCAATCTAGAATCTGAACGCAAGACAGCACAGTCCGACAGCTCATCAAATGTAAAACGTAATGACAATGTGTCGGAAAATGCGGCCGATACGACAGTAGAAGTTGGATTGAATGTGGACGTCCAGGTAGATGTAAAGCAGGATGGAACTTTTGCACAGGCCATTGCGGCAGCTGAACAGGATCTCGCGGAAATCGAACGCGAGCAAACGGTTGTTGAAGCACAATTGTCGCAAACTCCGGGGAGACCTGCTCTAATTAGCCCGGTAGACGGTGTGGTTTCTAAAGTAACCCGTACCGGTTCTACGCTTGCAGTTGATATTTTTAGCTCGCAAAAAGTGTTTGTCACATATGCCAAAAACGACGAGTGGAAAAAAATTAAAAATGGCGACCGGGTCTTAATCCAAGGGAACGGCATCGGAAATGCGGTAGAAGGAACTGTTCTTTCGGTTTCCCAATCACCCGCAGTCGAAAACGAGTGGCTTCAGGCATACAAAGTACTCGACGACGCCGAAGCGAAGAACCCTCTTTCTTATTATGAAGTACGGATTTTGGCGGATGCTGCCAATCAATCGGTACCATTTGGAGCAAATGTAAACGCAATCGTTATTCTCAATGAAGCACTGGATGCCATTTCAGTGAAAGAAAAATGGCTCCATGATCTATACAATGAAACCGCGTTTGCGTGGATGATTGACAATACAGGTCGTGCTACGAAAGTAGAAATTGCGACACCATTCACTTGGAGTAACCGAGCAATCGTGACGCATGGCCTCAAACTTGGAGATGTAGTCGTTTCTGAACCTTCACTCTATACGTATGAATACGCACCAAAAGCGTTCATGTCACTTCCTTTAGAATTGCCTTCAAAAGAACAATGGAGAGCATTTGGATGGAGAAATTACGTGAAATATATACTTATAAGGTAA
- a CDS encoding transcriptional regulator yields the protein MLSVQRMTPFFTSQEDFQLRLVFAYQYFSILKGGDVFQFIPSEGKEIVINTKSLQVENLGEVFVFQRGNRFIRLPLYQLLLISDLHIHLTTILEGKMGLEAEAEPSEVITLEAEGIIEQLEAKNRLRMIDYALETDNIKMFNALTEGLQEK from the coding sequence ATGCTATCAGTTCAACGAATGACGCCATTTTTCACGAGTCAAGAAGATTTCCAACTCCGCCTGGTGTTTGCCTACCAATACTTTTCCATTCTTAAAGGTGGCGATGTATTTCAATTCATCCCATCAGAAGGAAAAGAAATTGTCATAAATACGAAGAGTTTGCAGGTCGAAAATCTCGGGGAAGTATTTGTTTTCCAAAGAGGAAACCGGTTTATTCGATTACCTCTTTACCAATTGCTCCTTATTTCAGATCTTCATATCCATTTAACAACTATTCTTGAAGGAAAGATGGGACTGGAAGCGGAAGCAGAGCCATCGGAAGTCATAACACTAGAAGCAGAGGGGATCATTGAACAACTGGAAGCCAAAAACCGATTGCGCATGATTGACTATGCACTCGAAACAGACAACATAAAAATGTTCAATGCATTGACGGAAGGACTGCAGGAAAAGTGA